The genomic interval CTGGGGTGGCGACTACGATGTTTACACCTTTATTGAGTATTTTCTTTTGCATTTGATAATTTTGTCCGCCATAAATGGCAACGGACCTTAGGTTGCTATACTTTACAAGTTGATTTATTGTGCTTGTAATCTGCATAGCCAATTCTCTTGTAGGAACTAAAATAAGTGCCTGAAGAAAATTATTAGGATTCAACTTACTCAACATAGGTAGTACGAATGCGGCTGTTTTACCAGTTCCTGTATTCGATCTACCAATAACGTCTTCTCCTTTTAAGATAAGTGGAATTATTGATTCTTGAATAGGAAATGGTTGTTCGATTCCTGTTTCTGTTAATGCTTTAACTATAGATTTTTCAATACCAAGTTCTTCAAAACTAACCAATTAATATATCAGCTCGGATTACTAAATGTGGTTATACCTTATAAATAGCAATGCATTGAGAGCATGAGTCATGCTTTAATAGTAGGAGTTTAACCAAAGCAAAGATTTTATTTAAAAATTCTTTAATAACATGGAGGTTTTGAACAGCTATAATTTTGTTTTGTTGGGGGATACCTCAATTGCAGGAGAGTTAGGAAAGAAGGGGACATCAAGCGATATTACAATATACGATCGAAAAACAGATGATAAGATTATTTCTTATTGTTTCCCTAATACGTACCCTGAAAAACTTCAACCATTATTACAATCCGTTGCAATGTCTGATTATGCTATTATTAATATTTCAAAACTCGATACTTTTCTGGGTGAACAGCTTGTTGCCGTTGACATTTTTGGGATAAAAAATGGTTTTATTTTGTATAGTTATGAAATTGACGCCGAAAAGGTAAGAAATATAATAAAAAATACTGGATTGTCGTCATTTGTTATTTTGGATAGTTTAGACCAGTTAAAAAATGGGATTACTAAACTGGGTCAAGATTTCAACAATAGAGTTGAAACTAAGATTGAGATTGATGATGATGATGATAATAAAGGAGTTTGTGTTTCTATAGATCACGCCTTTGATGTCAAAGGGGTAGGAACGGTGGTGCTGGGTTCAGTAAGACAAGGGGAGATCAAGCCCTATGATGAACTAATACTGAGTCCTGCTAACAAACCGATAATGATTAAATCCATTCAAATGCACGATGATCCTGTAAATATTTCAAAGAAACCCTCGCGTGTGGGCCTTGCCGTAAAAGGTGTTTCAGCAAAGGATATTTCACGAGGTGATATTATTACATCTTCTGGTTTGGCAAAAATTGCCAACAATGAATTTCAGATCAAATTCATAAAGAATCAATTCTTTAAGGGAGACCTCTCTGAAACCCAGAATTACATGATATGTGTGGGCCTTCAAATTCGTACCGTAAAAATAAAACAGATAGCAGACACAAACTTGAATATTACATTTGAAAAACCACTTGCATATATCAAAAATGAAAAATGTGTCCTGTTTAGACCCGATTCAAAAGGAATGAGAATTATGGGATATGGAATTATGGAATAAAATCAAAAAAAAGGTGTTTGGTTAGGCTTTAATAAGCCATTTGCATACAAATAGTCATCCCCTCTTATGTCTATGCGAAGTTTTTTCCCTCTTGAGACCATTCGTCCTAAGCAGGCCAAAGTTCTTGAGGAACTTGATCAAGCTCTAAAGTCTAATTATAAATTCATATTTTTAGAAGCCCCTACTGGATTTGGAAAAAGTGCAGTTGCGGTAACTCTGGCAAGATTTTTGGGAAGTTCCCATATATGTACATCTACAAAAGATCTTCAGACACAATATAACAGAGATTTTCCATATCTTTCTGAAGTAAAAGGACGGAACAACTTTCCATGCATCATCAAGGAGGATATGGGAATAAGTGAAAACTGTGAATACGGACCATGTCTTAAGGATGACGATTTTGATTGTATTTACAAAACTAGGATGAGTGACTATGATGTAAACGCTGAAGGGACCATTTACGAAGATATAGACATAAACAAATTCGCATTAAAGAAATACCATGATAAGGCAAAAGAACATTCTCAACTGATTAGAATTGAGTGGAAGCCATGCTTTTATTATCATCAAAAATGGATATCAATCAAATCAAGTCATACCATATACAATTACAAATATTTTCTATCTGATTTATTTTATTCTGCAGGCGCAAACAAGAGAAAACTTTTGATATTAGATGAAGCGCATACCCTAGAATCTGAACTTTCATCTTTTAAGAACATAATATTTAACAAAGAATCTCTTGCTAGATTCTTTCCAAAAATTAAACTACCAGATAACAAACAAACTGATGTAGAAACCTGGATAAATTTCTGTACTACTTTAAAAGAACAGTTTACTGGATATGTTGAAAAAGCAGCCAATATCTTAGGTGCAGGAGGAAGCGGTAGCAGTAGCAGTAGCAGTAGTAATAGAAACGGCTCAAACAGTATGGATCAGGATATTTACGTAAGCGAAAAGAATCTTATCGATGCACTCAATT from Candidatus Nitrosocosmicus hydrocola carries:
- a CDS encoding EF-Tu/IF-2/RF-3 family GTPase; translated protein: MNSYNFVLLGDTSIAGELGKKGTSSDITIYDRKTDDKIISYCFPNTYPEKLQPLLQSVAMSDYAIINISKLDTFLGEQLVAVDIFGIKNGFILYSYEIDAEKVRNIIKNTGLSSFVILDSLDQLKNGITKLGQDFNNRVETKIEIDDDDDNKGVCVSIDHAFDVKGVGTVVLGSVRQGEIKPYDELILSPANKPIMIKSIQMHDDPVNISKKPSRVGLAVKGVSAKDISRGDIITSSGLAKIANNEFQIKFIKNQFFKGDLSETQNYMICVGLQIRTVKIKQIADTNLNITFEKPLAYIKNEKCVLFRPDSKGMRIMGYGIME
- a CDS encoding helicase C-terminal domain-containing protein; its protein translation is MRSFFPLETIRPKQAKVLEELDQALKSNYKFIFLEAPTGFGKSAVAVTLARFLGSSHICTSTKDLQTQYNRDFPYLSEVKGRNNFPCIIKEDMGISENCEYGPCLKDDDFDCIYKTRMSDYDVNAEGTIYEDIDINKFALKKYHDKAKEHSQLIRIEWKPCFYYHQKWISIKSSHTIYNYKYFLSDLFYSAGANKRKLLILDEAHTLESELSSFKNIIFNKESLARFFPKIKLPDNKQTDVETWINFCTTLKEQFTGYVEKAANILGAGGSGSSSSSSSNRNGSNSMDQDIYVSEKNLIDALNYEKNLSSSLEDLRLHKDNWLVTNITKNEIDNTLSRIKLEPLVVSSYFKDIFDKGETSLLMSATILSKENLCKAVGLKNDDVKFIRIENSDFPIKNRPIYLMNVAWLNARTMSESLPNIVKVLDNLLSVHKNDKGIIHTTSYSQVQFIKNNLSKTNLSRLIETNPKFDRNEMILKHAQSTKPTVLISPSMFLGVDLKDDLSRFQIIVKVPYPDLTDKKVSVLKQRNPKWYEWNTILRLIQAYGRSVRNSEDYANTYILDSSVSFLLKNGRDMVPKWFSEAIITR